CCGTGACCAGGCTCAGCTGACCGAGGTGCTCTTTGGCACCACCGGAATTGTGGAGCACATGTCCCCCGGCTCCGCCATCATCTTGACCTCCACCGTGGGCATGGGTGCGGTGGAGGCCGTGGCCCCCGCGCTTTCGGAGGCTGGCATTCGGCTTATCGACGCCCCCATCTCCGGCGGTCCCGCCCGCGCCGGCGCCGGCGACCTGTTGGTCACCGTTGGGGCAACCCAGGAGGACTTTGACCACCTGGCCCCAGTGCTGGAGACCATGAGCTCCACGCTGGTGCATGTGGGTAACGCCCCGGGCAAGGGCCAGGCGCTGAAAACCGTCAACCAATTGCTGTGCGGCATCCACATCGCCGCCGGCGCGGAGGCGCTGGCCCTGGCCGACCGCCTGGGCCTGGACCAGAAGACGGCCCTGGATGCCCTCATGGCGGGGGCTGCTGCCTCCTTCATGCTGGGTGATCGCGGTCCGCGCATGCTTGAGGCCTATGACGAGCCGGGTGCAGAAGTAAAGTCCCGCCTGGACATCTTTGTCAAGGACATGGGCATTGTCACGG
Above is a genomic segment from Corynebacterium uberis containing:
- a CDS encoding NAD(P)-dependent oxidoreductase — translated: MSPTDQAVPTTITVIGLGAMGLPMATNLATRFSVRGVDIAEDRLELGRSAGLSVYTSATEAVAGADVVLLAVRDQAQLTEVLFGTTGIVEHMSPGSAIILTSTVGMGAVEAVAPALSEAGIRLIDAPISGGPARAGAGDLLVTVGATQEDFDHLAPVLETMSSTLVHVGNAPGKGQALKTVNQLLCGIHIAAGAEALALADRLGLDQKTALDALMAGAAASFMLGDRGPRMLEAYDEPGAEVKSRLDIFVKDMGIVTDAAHAAGMPVPIAAAAEQTYAAGLVRGWGADDDSSIIRVNAPTRAENAS